The following coding sequences are from one Nicotiana tabacum cultivar K326 chromosome 1, ASM71507v2, whole genome shotgun sequence window:
- the LOC107767958 gene encoding uncharacterized protein LOC107767958, with translation MISLIRHLNEFPKYFKGKYGIPGAAKKWVFESIQNAWGKYKNQLFNDHYKAYENDELRMEKRLVDVPESQFRDLLNYWNSDAYKKMSQTNTENRKKLKYPHTAGEKERNF, from the exons atGATTTCCTTGATAAGGCATTTGAACGAGTTTCCCAAATACTTCAAG GGAAAATATGGCATTCCTGGTGCTGCAAAAAAGTGGGTTTTTGAGTCAATTCAGAATGCTTGGGGAAAGTATAAGAATCAATTATTTAACGACCATTATAAAGCCTATGAGAATGATGAGCTTCGAATGGAGAAAAGGCTGGTTGATGTTCCTGAATCTCAATTTAGGGATCTTCTTAATTATTGGAACTCTGATGCCTACAAG AAAATGTCCCAAACCAATACCGAGAATCGCAAAAAGTTAAAATATCCACACACTGCTG gagaaaaagaaagaaacttcTGA